A single region of the Streptomyces sp. NBC_01262 genome encodes:
- a CDS encoding lipase maturation factor family protein: MDWFTAPDYWLSRLVIQRGLAVVYLVAFLSAANQFRALIGEHGLLPVPEFLERVPFRRAPSLFQLSYSDRLFATVAWTGVALSAVLAAGAADHVPLWAAMAAWALLWALYLSIVNVGQTWYAFGWESLLLEAGALAVFLGNERTAPPVLVLWLMRWLVFRVEFGAGLIKMRGDACWRDLTCLYYHHETQPMPGPLSWFFHHLPKRLHRIETAANHFAQLVVPVALFTPQPVASAAACLIVATQLWLILSGNFSWLNWLTVLLAVSAFDGSILAAPPALPAAPVAYEAVVLAFTALVVVLSYWPVRNLMSRRQQMNVSFNRLHLVNAYGAFGSINRIRLEVAVEGTDEPVITPHTVWREYGFKGKPGDPRRLPRQFAPYHLRLDWLMWFAAISSSYAWPWFVPFLGKLLQGDPVTLRLLRTNPFPDAPPTHVRARLYHYRFTDRATLRATGAWWRRTLVREYLPPVSLESLDRRS, encoded by the coding sequence ATGGACTGGTTCACGGCGCCCGACTACTGGCTGAGCAGACTGGTCATCCAGCGCGGCCTGGCCGTCGTCTACCTGGTCGCCTTCCTCTCGGCGGCCAACCAGTTCCGCGCCCTGATCGGCGAGCACGGGCTGCTCCCGGTGCCGGAATTCCTGGAACGGGTGCCCTTCCGCCGGGCGCCGAGCCTGTTCCAGCTCTCCTACTCCGACCGCCTCTTCGCCACCGTCGCCTGGACCGGCGTCGCGCTGTCGGCGGTCCTGGCCGCGGGCGCGGCCGACCACGTGCCGCTGTGGGCGGCCATGGCGGCCTGGGCGCTGCTGTGGGCGCTGTACCTGTCGATCGTCAACGTCGGCCAGACCTGGTACGCCTTCGGCTGGGAGTCGCTGCTCCTGGAAGCCGGGGCGCTGGCGGTCTTCCTCGGCAACGAGCGCACCGCGCCGCCCGTGCTCGTGCTGTGGCTGATGCGCTGGCTGGTCTTCCGGGTCGAATTCGGCGCCGGGCTGATCAAGATGCGCGGCGACGCCTGCTGGCGCGACCTGACCTGCCTGTACTACCACCACGAGACCCAGCCGATGCCGGGCCCGCTGAGCTGGTTCTTCCACCACCTCCCCAAGCGGCTGCACCGGATCGAGACCGCCGCCAACCACTTCGCCCAACTGGTCGTCCCCGTCGCGCTGTTCACCCCGCAGCCGGTCGCGAGCGCCGCCGCCTGCCTGATCGTCGCCACCCAGCTGTGGCTGATCCTGTCCGGCAACTTCTCCTGGCTCAACTGGCTGACCGTCCTGCTCGCCGTCTCCGCCTTCGACGGCTCCATCCTCGCCGCCCCGCCCGCTCTACCCGCCGCCCCGGTCGCGTACGAGGCCGTGGTGCTCGCCTTCACCGCGCTGGTGGTGGTGCTCAGCTACTGGCCGGTCCGCAATCTGATGTCGCGGCGCCAGCAGATGAACGTCTCCTTCAACCGCCTCCACCTGGTCAACGCGTACGGCGCCTTCGGCAGCATCAACCGCATCCGCCTCGAAGTCGCCGTCGAGGGCACCGACGAGCCGGTCATCACCCCGCACACCGTCTGGCGGGAGTACGGCTTCAAGGGCAAGCCCGGCGACCCGCGCCGCCTGCCGCGCCAGTTTGCCCCGTACCACCTTCGCCTGGACTGGCTGATGTGGTTCGCGGCCATCTCCTCCTCCTACGCCTGGCCCTGGTTCGTGCCCTTCCTCGGCAAGCTCCTGCAGGGCGACCCCGTCACCCTCAGACTGCTGCGCACCAACCCCTTCCCCGACGCCCCGCCCACCCACGTCCGGGCCCGCCTGTACCACTACCGCTTCACCGACCGGGCGACCCTGCGCGCGACCGGCGCCTGGTGGCGGCGGACGCTGGTGCGCGAGTACCTGCCGCCGGTCAGTCTGGAATCGCTGGACCGCCGGTCCTAG
- a CDS encoding lysylphosphatidylglycerol synthase transmembrane domain-containing protein produces the protein MATAITDTPLRRLRRLPWRQALCLVPLGAVAVWVALHWPVIADGARRLLTADRYWLLAAVAVTGLGWVAVSFARQGAVLERLPAGRLLATQFAAGAANHVLPSGLGAGAVNLRFLRGCGLPPARSSAALALYLLAEAAGRVLLLLALLAGFPHALRLGGLVDGGAGARIAATAGLVALALALTVFVVPPLRRLVLGFLRTALADARSVHRRPARVLALWGGSLAFPALQAAGLVAVSAALDLPVPMAHVAVAYLAASVLAAAIPAPGGIGSVDAALVVALVTAGAPVTGATSAVLAYRIITVWLPLLPGALVLGALVRWKVV, from the coding sequence ATGGCGACTGCGATTACGGACACACCGCTGCGGCGGCTGCGGCGGCTGCCCTGGCGGCAGGCCCTGTGCCTGGTGCCGCTCGGGGCCGTCGCCGTGTGGGTCGCCCTGCACTGGCCGGTGATCGCGGACGGCGCCCGCCGGCTTCTCACGGCGGACCGCTACTGGCTGCTGGCCGCGGTCGCGGTCACGGGGCTCGGCTGGGTCGCGGTCTCCTTCGCCCGGCAGGGCGCGGTCCTGGAACGGCTGCCGGCCGGGCGGCTGCTCGCGACCCAGTTCGCCGCGGGCGCCGCCAACCACGTCCTGCCCTCGGGGCTGGGCGCGGGCGCGGTCAACCTCCGCTTCCTGCGCGGCTGCGGCCTTCCCCCGGCCCGCTCGTCCGCGGCGCTCGCCCTGTACCTGCTCGCGGAGGCGGCCGGGCGGGTACTGCTGCTGCTGGCGCTGCTCGCGGGCTTCCCGCACGCCCTGCGGCTCGGCGGGCTGGTCGACGGCGGCGCCGGGGCCCGTATCGCCGCCACGGCCGGCCTCGTGGCCCTCGCCCTGGCGCTGACCGTCTTCGTCGTCCCGCCGCTGCGGCGGCTCGTGCTCGGCTTCCTGCGCACCGCGCTGGCCGACGCCCGCTCCGTCCACCGCCGCCCCGCGCGCGTCCTCGCCCTGTGGGGCGGGTCCCTGGCCTTCCCCGCGCTCCAGGCCGCCGGCCTGGTCGCCGTCTCCGCCGCGCTGGACCTGCCGGTGCCGATGGCCCATGTGGCGGTGGCCTATCTCGCGGCCAGTGTCCTGGCGGCGGCCATCCCGGCACCGGGCGGCATCGGGTCGGTGGACGCCGCGCTGGTCGTCGCCCTGGTGACCGCCGGGGCACCGGTGACCGGGGCCACCTCGGCTGTGCTGGCCTATCGGATCATCACGGTGTGGCTGCCGCTGCTTCCGGGGGCACTCGTGCTCGGGGCGCTGGTGCGCTGGAAGGTGGTCTGA
- a CDS encoding VOC family protein, producing MARDLDVATGFYGPLLGWTFEPGPDRWGPYVRAVVDGTEVAGIGAIARSWETSVAWTTYFGVESADATAAEIRDRGATVAVGPLEFEAGRLALAADPQGAAFGIWEGVPGATRKLRLPGAPAWIELRTRDAFASAMFYGEIFAWDRRDPNRYVVEWENDRVVLYVDGHAVAGLRGGGVEAAADPRVRPRWHVFFSVPDIDDAVQQAKELGGEITGEPMDSAYGRVAGIRDPEGGLLSLISDQPF from the coding sequence ATGGCGCGCGACCTGGACGTCGCGACGGGCTTCTACGGTCCCCTGCTGGGCTGGACCTTCGAACCGGGCCCCGACCGCTGGGGCCCCTACGTCCGGGCCGTCGTGGACGGCACCGAGGTCGCCGGAATCGGCGCCATCGCCCGCAGCTGGGAGACCTCGGTCGCCTGGACCACCTACTTCGGCGTCGAGAGCGCCGACGCCACCGCCGCCGAGATCCGCGACCGCGGCGCCACGGTCGCCGTCGGACCGCTGGAGTTCGAAGCCGGCCGGCTCGCCCTGGCCGCCGACCCCCAGGGCGCCGCCTTCGGCATCTGGGAAGGCGTCCCCGGCGCCACCCGCAAGCTCCGCCTGCCCGGCGCGCCCGCCTGGATCGAACTGCGTACGCGCGATGCCTTCGCCTCCGCCATGTTCTACGGCGAGATCTTCGCCTGGGACCGCCGCGACCCCAACCGCTATGTCGTCGAATGGGAGAACGACCGCGTCGTCCTCTACGTCGACGGCCATGCCGTCGCCGGCCTGCGCGGCGGCGGTGTCGAAGCGGCCGCCGACCCGCGCGTCCGCCCCCGCTGGCACGTCTTCTTCTCCGTCCCCGACATCGACGACGCCGTACAGCAGGCCAAGGAGCTCGGCGGCGAGATCACCGGCGAGCCGATGGACAGCGCGTACGGCCGCGTCGCCGGCATCCGCGACCCCGAGGGCGGGCTGCTGTCCCTCATCAGCGACCAGCCGTTCTGA
- a CDS encoding dodecin, producing the protein MSNHTYRVTEIVGSSPDSIDAAIRNGITRASETLRNLDWFEVVQIRGQLGDGQVAHFQVGLKVGFRLED; encoded by the coding sequence ATGTCCAACCACACGTATCGGGTCACGGAGATCGTCGGGTCGTCGCCGGACAGCATCGACGCCGCGATCCGCAACGGGATCACCCGCGCTTCGGAGACCCTGCGGAATCTGGACTGGTTCGAGGTGGTGCAGATCCGTGGGCAGCTCGGGGACGGTCAGGTCGCGCACTTCCAGGTGGGTCTGAAGGTCGGTTTCCGCCTGGAGGACTGA
- a CDS encoding aldo/keto reductase, giving the protein MRRTELGHSSVEVTELSFGAAAIGNLFTPVTDEAATAAVDAAWDAGVRYFDTAPHYGLGLSERRLGAALRDRPRAEYALSTKAGRLLVPYDGPAGDDLADGFDVPATHRRVWDFSADGVRRSIEDSLRRLGLDRVDIVYLHDPDDHAEQAFRQAYPALERLRAEGTVGAIGAGMNQTAMLTRFLRDTDVDAVLCAGRHTLLDHEALDELLPEAAARGRSVVIGGAFNSGLLADPRPGATYDYAPAPGPLLDRALRIKAVAERHGVPLRAAALRYPLGHPAVASVLVGVRSAYEIQDAAAMLAREVPDALWDELRAEGLLPKE; this is encoded by the coding sequence ATGCGGAGGACCGAACTCGGCCACAGCTCGGTGGAGGTCACCGAGCTGTCCTTCGGCGCGGCGGCCATCGGCAACCTCTTCACGCCGGTCACCGACGAAGCCGCCACCGCCGCCGTGGACGCCGCCTGGGACGCGGGAGTGCGCTACTTCGACACCGCCCCGCACTACGGACTCGGCCTGTCCGAGCGCCGCCTCGGCGCGGCGCTGCGCGACCGGCCGCGCGCGGAGTACGCCCTGTCCACCAAGGCGGGCCGCCTGCTCGTCCCGTACGACGGGCCGGCCGGCGACGACCTGGCCGACGGCTTCGACGTGCCCGCGACCCACCGCAGGGTCTGGGACTTCAGCGCCGACGGCGTCCGCCGCAGCATCGAGGACAGCCTGCGCCGCCTCGGCCTGGACCGGGTCGACATCGTCTATCTCCACGACCCCGACGACCACGCCGAACAGGCCTTCCGCCAGGCCTATCCCGCCCTGGAACGGCTGCGCGCCGAAGGCACGGTCGGCGCGATCGGCGCCGGCATGAACCAGACCGCCATGCTGACCCGCTTCCTGCGCGACACCGACGTGGACGCCGTCCTGTGCGCCGGCCGCCACACCCTCCTCGACCACGAGGCCCTCGACGAGCTGCTGCCCGAAGCAGCTGCCCGGGGCAGGAGCGTCGTCATCGGCGGGGCCTTCAACTCCGGCCTCCTCGCCGATCCCCGCCCCGGCGCCACGTACGACTACGCCCCCGCCCCCGGACCGCTCCTGGACCGCGCGCTGCGCATCAAGGCCGTCGCCGAGCGGCACGGCGTGCCCCTGCGGGCGGCGGCCCTGCGCTATCCGCTCGGCCACCCCGCCGTCGCGAGCGTGCTCGTCGGCGTCCGGTCGGCGTACGAGATCCAGGACGCGGCGGCGATGCTGGCCCGCGAGGTCCCCGACGCCCTGTGGGACGAACTGCGCGCGGAAGGGCTGCTGCCGAAGGAGTGA
- a CDS encoding DedA family protein translates to MAEPLPGPLAHLAPLLEDYGYLAVGTLVLLDNGGIPVPGQTILVAAAVYAGTGRLNFPAVLAVAVAAAVIGNALGYLIGRKGGRAFVHRWGRYVLLTPARLERAEEFFVRHGAAVITWARFVDVLRQTNGIIAGTVGMPWRRFMVFNVIGAALWVGVWAGLGYAAGAHIGTIYAAVARSQLLALAVLGALAAVLLARHLLRRR, encoded by the coding sequence ATGGCCGAGCCGCTGCCTGGTCCCCTCGCCCACCTCGCACCCCTGCTGGAGGACTACGGCTACCTGGCCGTCGGCACCCTGGTGCTGCTCGACAACGGGGGCATCCCGGTGCCGGGCCAGACCATTCTGGTCGCCGCCGCCGTCTACGCCGGGACCGGACGGCTGAACTTCCCGGCCGTCCTGGCGGTGGCCGTGGCCGCCGCCGTCATCGGCAACGCCCTGGGCTATCTGATCGGGCGCAAGGGCGGCCGGGCCTTCGTGCACCGCTGGGGCCGCTATGTGCTGCTCACCCCCGCCCGGCTGGAGCGGGCCGAGGAGTTCTTCGTACGGCACGGCGCGGCCGTGATCACCTGGGCCCGGTTCGTGGACGTCCTGCGCCAGACCAACGGCATCATCGCCGGCACCGTCGGCATGCCCTGGCGGCGCTTCATGGTCTTCAACGTCATCGGCGCGGCCCTGTGGGTCGGCGTCTGGGCGGGGCTCGGCTACGCGGCCGGCGCCCACATCGGCACGATCTACGCCGCCGTGGCGCGCTCGCAGCTCCTCGCCCTGGCCGTGCTGGGGGCCCTGGCGGCCGTCCTGCTGGCCCGGCACCTGCTGCGGCGGCGCTGA
- a CDS encoding ABC transporter ATP-binding protein yields MAEIILEGITKRYPDGALAVNDVNLHIEDGEFVILVGPSGCGKSTTLNMIAGLEDITEGTLRIGDQVVNDKAPKDRDIAMVFQSYALYPHMTVRQNMGFALRLAKADKGVIKQKVEEAARILDLTEHLDRKPANLSGGQRQRVAMGRAIVRDPRAFLMDEPLSNLDAKLRVQMRTQISRLQKRLGTTTVYVTHDQTEAMTLGDRVVVLRGGLVQQVGSPQHLYDEPRNLFVAGFIGSPAMNFLHATLENGALTTSLGVLPIQDRVRRTLERENAPRELIVGFRPEDFEDASVVDPSRAGVTFTVTVDVLESLGSDVFVHFTETGGRASTAELDELAADSGLTDTGDGAHQVVARLSTETRAREGGPVELWLNVEKGHIFDPTTGVNLSHPEVVDRDG; encoded by the coding sequence GTGGCCGAGATCATTCTCGAAGGCATCACCAAGCGGTACCCCGACGGCGCACTCGCCGTCAACGACGTCAACCTCCACATCGAGGACGGCGAGTTCGTGATCCTCGTCGGCCCCTCCGGGTGCGGCAAGTCCACCACCCTGAACATGATCGCGGGCCTGGAGGACATCACCGAGGGCACCCTGCGCATCGGCGACCAGGTCGTCAACGACAAGGCCCCCAAGGACCGTGACATCGCCATGGTCTTCCAGAGCTACGCCCTCTACCCGCACATGACGGTCCGGCAGAACATGGGCTTCGCCCTGCGCCTGGCCAAGGCCGACAAGGGCGTGATCAAGCAGAAGGTCGAGGAGGCCGCCCGGATCCTCGACCTGACCGAGCACCTGGACCGCAAGCCCGCCAACCTCTCCGGCGGCCAGCGCCAGCGGGTCGCCATGGGCCGGGCGATCGTACGCGACCCGCGGGCGTTCCTCATGGACGAGCCGCTGTCCAACCTCGACGCCAAGCTGCGCGTCCAGATGCGTACGCAGATCTCCCGGCTGCAGAAGCGGCTCGGCACCACCACTGTGTACGTCACCCATGACCAGACCGAGGCCATGACCCTGGGCGACCGGGTCGTGGTGCTGCGCGGCGGGCTCGTGCAGCAGGTCGGCTCGCCCCAGCACCTGTACGACGAGCCGCGCAATCTCTTCGTCGCCGGATTCATCGGCTCGCCCGCGATGAACTTCCTGCACGCGACCCTGGAGAACGGCGCCCTGACCACCTCGCTGGGCGTACTACCGATCCAGGACCGGGTGCGGCGGACGCTGGAGCGGGAGAACGCGCCGCGCGAACTGATCGTCGGCTTCCGGCCCGAGGACTTCGAGGACGCCTCGGTCGTCGACCCCTCGCGCGCCGGTGTGACCTTCACCGTGACCGTGGACGTCCTGGAATCCCTCGGCTCCGATGTCTTCGTGCACTTCACGGAGACCGGCGGCCGAGCCTCCACCGCCGAACTGGACGAGCTGGCCGCCGACTCCGGCCTCACCGACACCGGCGACGGCGCCCACCAGGTCGTCGCCCGCCTGTCCACCGAGACCCGGGCCAGGGAAGGCGGGCCGGTGGAGCTGTGGCTCAATGTCGAGAAGGGCCACATCTTCGATCCCACGACCGGGGTCAACCTCAGCCACCCCGAAGTCGTCGACCGTGACGGATGA
- a CDS encoding carbohydrate ABC transporter permease produces the protein MSAAHNKRVAGWSAVNVLVVVYALFPVVWIASLSFKDPSTLTDGSFIPQKWTWANYKGIFETSEFTRALINSIGIALISTVIAVALGTMAAYAVARLRFPGKRLLIGMSLLIAMFPPISLVSPLFNIERYLGLFDTWPGLIIPYMTFSLPLAIYTLSAFFREIPWDLEKAAKVDGATPAQAFRLVIAPLAAPGVVTTAILVFIFCWNDFLFAISLTSTTRARTVPAAIAFFTGSSQFQQPTGSIAAAAVVITIPIIVFVLLFQRRIVAGLTSGAVKG, from the coding sequence ATGAGCGCCGCTCACAACAAGCGGGTCGCCGGGTGGAGCGCGGTCAACGTCCTGGTCGTCGTCTACGCGCTGTTCCCGGTGGTGTGGATCGCCTCGCTGTCCTTCAAGGACCCCAGCACCCTCACCGACGGGTCCTTCATCCCGCAGAAGTGGACGTGGGCGAACTACAAGGGCATCTTCGAGACCTCGGAGTTCACCCGGGCGCTGATCAACTCGATCGGCATCGCGCTGATCTCCACCGTGATCGCGGTCGCGCTCGGCACCATGGCCGCGTACGCCGTGGCCCGGCTGCGCTTCCCCGGCAAGCGGCTGCTGATCGGGATGTCGCTGCTCATCGCGATGTTCCCGCCGATCTCGCTGGTGTCGCCGCTGTTCAACATCGAGCGCTACCTGGGGCTGTTCGACACCTGGCCGGGCCTGATCATCCCGTACATGACCTTCTCGCTGCCGCTGGCGATCTACACCCTGTCGGCCTTCTTCCGCGAGATCCCCTGGGACCTGGAGAAGGCGGCCAAGGTCGACGGGGCCACCCCCGCGCAGGCCTTCCGGCTGGTCATCGCCCCGCTGGCGGCGCCGGGCGTGGTCACCACCGCCATCCTGGTCTTCATCTTCTGCTGGAACGACTTCCTGTTCGCGATCTCGCTGACCTCGACGACCAGGGCGCGCACCGTGCCCGCCGCGATCGCCTTCTTCACCGGCAGCTCGCAGTTCCAGCAGCCCACCGGGTCGATCGCCGCCGCGGCGGTGGTCATCACCATCCCGATCATCGTGTTCGTACTGCTCTTCCAGCGCAGGATCGTCGCCGGACTGACCTCCGGCGCGGTCAAGGGCTGA
- a CDS encoding carbohydrate ABC transporter permease has protein sequence MTNQLSEGARQERRLGWTLCAPAVLVMVAVTAYPVGYAVYLSLQRYDLRFPQLAKFVGLSNYGAVLSSPFWWEAFRVTLIVTVVSVAVELILGMALAVVMHRALFGRGTVRTAILVPYGIVTVVAAFSWQYAWTPGTGYLVDAAGTAPLTDHWKAIGLIILAEVWKTTPFMALLLLAGLALVPEETLRAAMVDGASRWQRFRLVTLPLMKPAILVALLFRTLDAFRIFDNIYVLTSGSNGTGSVSILGYDNLFTALNLGIGSAISVLIFICVGIIAFTFIKLFGTAAPGSEMGR, from the coding sequence GTGACGAACCAGCTCTCGGAAGGCGCCCGCCAGGAACGGCGGCTCGGCTGGACGCTGTGCGCGCCCGCCGTCCTCGTCATGGTCGCCGTGACGGCCTACCCGGTCGGCTACGCGGTCTACCTCTCCCTCCAGCGCTACGACCTGCGCTTTCCGCAGCTCGCCAAGTTCGTGGGGCTCAGCAACTACGGGGCCGTGCTCAGCTCGCCGTTCTGGTGGGAGGCCTTCCGGGTGACGCTGATCGTCACCGTGGTCTCGGTCGCCGTCGAGCTGATCCTCGGCATGGCGCTGGCGGTCGTCATGCACCGCGCCCTGTTCGGCCGCGGCACCGTGCGGACCGCGATCCTCGTGCCGTACGGCATCGTCACCGTCGTCGCCGCCTTCTCCTGGCAGTACGCCTGGACGCCGGGCACCGGCTATCTCGTCGACGCCGCCGGAACGGCCCCGCTGACCGACCACTGGAAGGCCATCGGGCTGATCATCCTGGCCGAGGTGTGGAAGACCACCCCCTTCATGGCGCTGCTGCTGCTCGCCGGGCTCGCCCTCGTCCCCGAGGAGACGCTGCGCGCGGCCATGGTGGACGGGGCCTCGCGCTGGCAGCGCTTCCGGCTGGTGACGCTGCCGCTGATGAAGCCGGCGATCCTGGTGGCGCTGCTCTTCCGCACCCTGGACGCCTTCCGGATCTTCGACAACATCTATGTGCTGACCTCGGGTTCGAACGGCACGGGATCGGTGTCGATCCTCGGCTACGACAACCTGTTCACCGCGCTGAACCTGGGCATCGGGTCGGCGATCTCGGTGCTGATCTTCATCTGCGTGGGGATCATCGCCTTCACCTTCATCAAGCTCTTCGGCACGGCCGCCCCCGGCTCCGAGATGGGACGGTGA
- a CDS encoding ABC transporter substrate-binding protein, with translation MDRRAMRRPLKPALAVAAALLLAALPTGCGGGPSTSTGPAHLNWYNFPDDSGALQQAADSCTKASGGRYTIAYNKLPRAADGQRQQLVRRLAAHDKALDILGLDVTWAAEFAEAGWIRPWTGQNRVRATAGTLAASLKTATWKRKLYAVPYNANTQLLWYRDDLVPRPPTTWAQMLDMSRALAKAGKPHHVEIQGAQYEGLTVWFNTLIESAGGSILNATATAPSLGAPAVRAAGIMHELATSPAADPSLANQMEDQNRLAMESGTAAFELNYPFVYPSMKANQPELFKHFHWAPYPRVDAARPARPTIGGIDLAIGAYSQHPDLAHEAALCLRNRDNQMTAALKGGLPPTLRSLYSDPKLIASYPFAADILSALEHASVRPQTPAYQNISIAVSHTLSPPAGIEPVSAVADMKGQINDALQSKGLIP, from the coding sequence TTGGACAGGCGTGCGATGCGGCGCCCCCTCAAGCCCGCTCTGGCCGTCGCGGCGGCGCTCCTGCTGGCGGCCCTGCCCACCGGCTGCGGCGGTGGCCCCAGCACCTCCACCGGCCCCGCCCATCTCAACTGGTACAACTTCCCCGACGACTCCGGCGCCCTCCAGCAGGCCGCCGACAGCTGCACCAAGGCCTCGGGCGGCCGCTACACGATCGCGTACAACAAGCTTCCCCGGGCGGCCGACGGCCAGCGGCAGCAACTCGTGCGCAGGCTCGCCGCCCACGACAAGGCGCTGGACATCCTCGGCCTGGACGTCACCTGGGCGGCGGAGTTCGCCGAGGCCGGCTGGATCCGCCCCTGGACGGGCCAGAACCGGGTCCGGGCCACGGCCGGCACGCTGGCGGCCTCGCTGAAGACGGCGACCTGGAAGCGGAAGCTGTACGCGGTCCCGTACAACGCCAACACCCAGCTGCTGTGGTACCGCGACGACCTGGTCCCCAGGCCCCCGACGACCTGGGCGCAGATGCTCGACATGTCCCGGGCGCTGGCCAAGGCCGGCAAGCCGCACCACGTGGAGATCCAGGGCGCGCAGTACGAGGGCCTCACCGTCTGGTTCAACACCCTCATCGAGAGCGCGGGCGGCTCGATCCTCAACGCGACCGCCACCGCGCCCTCGCTCGGCGCGCCCGCGGTCCGGGCCGCCGGCATCATGCACGAACTGGCCACCTCTCCGGCCGCCGACCCCTCCCTCGCCAACCAGATGGAGGACCAGAACCGTCTGGCGATGGAGTCCGGCACCGCGGCCTTCGAGCTCAACTACCCGTTCGTGTATCCCTCGATGAAGGCCAACCAGCCCGAACTGTTCAAGCACTTCCACTGGGCGCCCTACCCCCGGGTCGACGCCGCCCGCCCCGCCCGGCCGACCATCGGCGGCATCGACCTGGCCATCGGCGCGTACTCCCAACACCCGGACCTCGCCCACGAGGCGGCGCTGTGCCTGCGCAACCGGGACAACCAGATGACCGCCGCGCTCAAGGGCGGCCTGCCGCCGACCCTGCGCAGCCTGTACAGCGACCCGAAGCTCATCGCGAGCTACCCGTTCGCCGCCGACATCCTCAGCGCGCTGGAGCACGCGAGCGTCCGCCCGCAGACCCCGGCGTACCAGAACATCTCCATCGCGGTCTCCCACACCCTGTCACCGCCCGCCGGGATCGAACCCGTCAGCGCGGTCGCCGACATGAAGGGCCAGATCAATGACGCCCTGCAGTCCAAGGGGCTGATCCCGTGA
- a CDS encoding FUSC family protein has protein sequence MPALPAALTRVLKRHNDPVVVQSVRSTVAGVLAYVVALELVPNPVPLTAPLTALLVVQVTLYTTLTTGIRRVLSVIAGVLIAVGFSDLIGLTWWSLGLIILASLVVGHMIRVDEFIAEVAISGMLILGVSNPGHEGADRVVETLIGAVVGVLLNALLPPPAFVEPAGEAVQELAAGLRRLLLRIGRQLRAGASREQTVAWLHQARRLDNEIARFDESLRRAEESTKLNPRVRRTEGAMARLILRSGLDTLEVCTVVLRTLCRSLADLSEQRRGRQPVYEGDLAAVLDELLTHIADAVDSFGRLITAQVTAGAERAEAELERALLDGRADRDRVAAALRAEADTGGAWDGWELHGALLANLDRLLDELDVEKRSRWLAAQLDSVGSVRRKRSVRVRVRRAGRRRGTG, from the coding sequence GTGCCCGCACTCCCCGCGGCCCTGACCCGCGTCCTCAAGCGCCACAACGACCCCGTCGTGGTGCAGTCGGTGCGATCCACCGTGGCGGGGGTACTGGCGTATGTGGTGGCGCTGGAGCTGGTGCCCAATCCCGTGCCGCTGACGGCTCCGCTGACCGCGCTGCTGGTCGTGCAGGTCACCCTCTACACGACCCTGACGACCGGGATCCGCAGGGTGCTCAGCGTGATCGCCGGGGTGCTCATCGCGGTGGGTTTCAGCGATCTGATCGGGCTGACCTGGTGGAGCCTGGGCCTGATCATCCTGGCCTCGCTGGTGGTCGGCCACATGATCCGCGTCGACGAGTTCATCGCCGAGGTCGCCATCAGCGGCATGCTGATCCTCGGCGTCTCCAATCCCGGCCACGAGGGCGCCGACCGGGTCGTCGAGACCCTGATCGGGGCCGTGGTCGGGGTGCTGCTCAACGCCCTGCTGCCGCCCCCGGCCTTCGTGGAACCGGCCGGCGAGGCGGTGCAGGAGCTGGCGGCGGGGCTGCGCCGGCTGCTGCTGCGCATCGGCCGGCAACTGCGGGCCGGGGCGTCCCGCGAGCAGACGGTGGCCTGGCTGCACCAGGCGCGCAGGCTGGACAACGAGATCGCCCGCTTCGACGAGTCGCTGCGCCGGGCCGAGGAGAGCACCAAGCTCAACCCCCGGGTCCGGCGCACCGAGGGCGCGATGGCCCGCCTCATCCTGCGCAGCGGACTGGACACGCTGGAGGTGTGCACGGTCGTGCTGCGCACGCTGTGCCGCTCGCTGGCCGATCTGTCGGAGCAGCGCAGAGGGCGGCAGCCGGTGTACGAGGGCGATCTCGCGGCCGTACTGGACGAACTGCTGACCCATATCGCCGATGCCGTGGACAGCTTCGGACGGCTGATCACCGCCCAGGTCACGGCGGGCGCGGAGCGGGCCGAGGCCGAGCTGGAGCGGGCGCTGCTGGACGGGCGCGCGGACCGGGACCGGGTGGCCGCCGCGCTGCGGGCCGAAGCGGACACCGGCGGCGCGTGGGACGGCTGGGAACTGCACGGCGCGCTGCTGGCCAACCTCGACCGGCTGCTGGACGAGCTGGACGTCGAGAAGCGTTCGCGCTGGCTCGCCGCCCAGCTCGACTCGGTGGGTTCGGTCAGAAGGAAGCGCTCTGTGCGAGTCCGGGTACGGAGAGCCGGTCGGCGCCGAGGAACTGGTTGA